The Calorimonas adulescens genomic interval CCTGAGGAGCCTGTATCACCAAGGAAGCTCTTAAACATAGCCATAGCGGCAGTGCTGGGCCTCATGGTAGGCGTGTTTGCAGTATTCTTCATAGCCTACTGGAACTCTGAGCCTGACGCTGAGGGAGTGAAATAAATGGCAGGTCCAAGAGCGGATAAGAAAAACGCCAAGAAAAAACCAGATAAGAGAGATAGGATAAAGAGGACTTACAATACAGCGCCGCTGCACTGGATAGTAGTTGCAGGCATTGTATCTGTACTGATCCTGTCGCCGTTTTTCCGCGGACTTTACTTCAACTATGAGCTTTTATACTTTCAGATAGCAGTGGGCGTATTGTTCCTCATATATTCAGTAAAAAAATATTTAGATGGTACAGTCCTCTTTAAGGATACAGCCGTCCTTTTTGGGCTCATACTCACACTATGCTATCTTATCTCATTCGCATTTGCAGCGAACTACAGGCTGGCCTTCGGCACTGTCCTGAAGTACTTCACCTATGCCTTCCTGATGATGATGGCTGCAGGGGAGATAGAAGACAGGAGAGATATATACATAGTCCTCAATGGCATCATAATAGCAGGCGTAGCTGTGGCTGTAGCCGGAATAGGCTCTGCGGCAGGCACGTTTAACATAAACGGAGGTTTTGTGGGTGGCAGGATAAACTCCACACTCCAGTATCCCAACACCCTGGCCTCCCTAATGATGGCCGTCTACTTTATAGCGATAGCTCTTATGGGCGAGACCGATAAATTGTATATGAAGGTCATCTATGCCGGTGCTGCCTATACCCTCTTTCATACATTCATATTTACCTATTCCAGAGGGGCATGGGTCATGTTTCCTGTCCTTGCCTTACTGTTTGTAATACTTTCAAAGGAAAGGTGGATGGAGACTCTTATAAACGGCATACTTACCATAGCACCTATAGTCATCACGCTGCAGGGCTTCGGCAGTGCCATAGCAGAGGCCCCTCCAGCAGGGGCATGGAGATGGTTTTTTATCGGCCTTATAGCCTCTTTAGTCCTCGGCCTTTTAGCATATGTAGTTGACAGGTTTGCGGGGAAGGTGGACAGGAAGAAGGCTGCGGCTGCCTTTGCTGTGCTCTTAATAGCAGCATGTATAGCAGGGTATACAGCCATGACATCCACAATGCCACTTGCCTATTCCAATGATACAGATAAGGATACCTGGCAGCAGATAATAAGGTATGTGGATGTAAAACCCGACACAGGATACACACTGGAGGTAAAGGTACAGTGTGAGAACAGGTCAGATAAACCGTGGGCCTACCAGGTGCTCATAGAGAGTATAGATGGCATGGGGGTAGCGAGCAATATAACTGCATATAACCCTAAAGCAGAGAGCGGTACTGCAGTTATAGATTTTAAGACATTTCCAGATACCCGGAGGCTAAGGATATACTTCAGGAACCTCTACGCCGGCACATCCGTGACATTCAGCGGGGCTGCCCTCAAAGGTGGGGGGCAGGAAATCTCGATACCGCTAAGATACAGGTACATACCAGAGAGTCTGGTAACAAGGATGCAGGACATAACGCTGTCCACCCAGAGTTCGTCGGAGAGGCTCATATTTTACAGGGACGCCTTTAAGATGTTCAAGGCCAGCCCCGTATTCGGCTTTGGCGGCGGAGGATGGCAGGCGGCATACTTTGCCTTCCAGTCATATATGTACTGGACCACTCAGGCACATAACTACTTTGCACAGATAATGGTGGAGACGGGCATACTGGGACTGGCTGCACTGGCAGGTTTGCTCTTAAGCCTCCTGTATGTCTCATACAGGATATGGAAAGGCACAGAGGACGTGTATTTATTCTTAGCACCTTTTATGGCTGTGCTCTCTCTATATGCCCACTCAGCCATGGATTTTGACCTGTCCCTGTCTGCCGTGAGCTTTATGCTCTGGACTCTCATGGGCGTCATACTGTCAGAGGGCAGGGTATATAGCATTGACGTGGGAAGGATGAGGCTTGGGATAAACTTTAGACCGGCATACGGCGTAGTGCTCTCTGTAATAATGGTGATGATCTCATCAGGCCTCTCTTATGCCCTGTCCTCAGCCCTTAAGGGCTCAGATGAAGCCAAGAGGGGAGACCTGGATAAGGCCATATATTACTATTCCAAAGCAGTAACCTTTGACAGGTTAAACCCGGACTACAGGGCAGACTACAGTAAAATATTGATGACAGCAGGCGATAACGAAAAAGACAGGGGCAAGATAGACAGGGCAAGGGGTATGATAGAGTCGGCGGTGACGCTGTCAAGGTATGACTCGTCTCTCTATGCGCAGCTCGCAGCCTTTTATCTAAGCCACGGCATAATAGACGAGGGATTGGAGGCTGTAGAAAAGTCAGTAGAGGTGCAGCCATTCAGGCCGCAGAACTACACCCAGAAGGCAGATGCCTACTATAAGGTGGGTATGGCTTACCTCAATGAGGATAAAAAAGACGAGGCAAGAAAGTACTTTGAGGCAGTCTCAAACATGAGGAAGGAGATACAGGGGGTAAATAAAAAGGCCTTAAAGCCAATGGATCTACTTCCCGAGACGGTAAATTACATAGAGAGGGCAGACTATGTGCTGGCCAATATAGACAGCAGGGGGGCTGCCTTGATGGCTGACAGGGTGCTTTTAAACTCAAGGTTTGATATAGATATCAATGGTGACAACACCCCGGACTTCTGGAGGGTGGCGCAGGGCAAGGACTCTGAACTTACGGCAGAATTTAAAGATGGCCAGGCCGCAGTAAAAAACAGTGGCAAGGGGGAAGGCTTCCTAATAAGAGACAGTCTTACCCTGGAGCCTGACACAAAATATGCGCTGGTCTTTCTTGCTAAAGGCACAGTAAAACCTGCAGCCTTTGAGGTCTTTGTGCTCTCTCCCTCGGGGGAAAATGTCCAGTTCAATGCCAACAATATCCAGCTTACCGATAAAACTCAGGTGTATAACTATGAGTTTACGACCACAGGCGATATTAAACCGGGCAACCAGTATATACGTTTCGACCACAACGGCAATGACCCCGGCGAGATCGACATATCCAGTGTGATGCTTATAAAGCTTGACTGACCTCCAGACGGAGGTCTTTTATTTTATAGATATAAAATATAGCAATAAAATTATTGTTAAAATAGAAAATAAGTTCTTAAAAGTATTTTTTTTGTTTTCTTGCAGGACATATTATTTAAGCGTCGAATATATACGTAAATATGCTGGATAAGGGGATGATTCAGAAATGACATAGCATCAGTTGTTACAGAATAATAAAGGTTAGAGGGGGATAGTTATGGTTAAAAAGTTGCTCTCATTGTTCATGGTATTACTGCTTGGTCTGAACTGCTTCTATGCGGTGGCGTTTGCCGAAGGGACAGATGGTGAAGCTACTTCTACTGAGAAAGAGGCAGTAAGCAAGCCTCTGGCTAATCCTGACGGGTTGAGTATAAAGGCACAAGCTTTATCAAAGCAGAGTGAAAGCAGGTTAAACCTTGTTATCTTATCGGACGGAAGGGATATAACGGCGCAGCTTAAGAAAATTGGTGCCGTAAATATCAAGAAAAAGTCTGATATGGTATACTCTGCTACTCTAGCAAGGTCTAAGGTAATGAACCTCTTGAAGGTAAATGGAATAAAAGACTTTGGGCTTGATAAGGTATATACCTTAGACCCGAAGGAAAGGGTTGGCTTAAGCAGGCCTATAGATGAGTATAAGCCAAACCTCGAGACTACCCTTGATGATACTCAGGCAGACTTGTTCAACGAAAAATTTGGTGATGGGACCGGTACAGTAATAGCAATAATAGACACCGGTGTTGACCCGGGGCATGAGATGCTTCAGTGGACTACAAATGGGGACATAAAGATAATTGACTGGCAGGATTTCAGTTATGAAGGAGACCTGGCCCTGGATACCAGAGTAACAGTCCAGAGTTCGGTATATGGCGAGGTATACAGTGAGGTCTACAATTATGTTTACCTTCCGGATGACGGTATAAAGCTTACCCTGCCAGACGATATACCTGCTGGTACTGAGCTTTATGTGGGCAAGTTGGAGGAAGAAATATTACCGAATGAGATACTGTTTGGGTATAGGCCTGGCCCAAATACCGGCTTTGACTTCAACCTCGATGGGGATAAGACAGACAGCTATTATGTTGCTGCAGCAGATAAAGACGGTGATGGTGAACCTGACCATGTGTATGTAGATACAAACCTTGATGATGCTTTTACCGATGAGGAACCGCTTATCCCATACAGGGACGGGGTGAAAGAGAATAAGAGGATAATGGCCCATTTCCCTGAAGGAGAGGAAGGGGCTAAGGTCAACTTCGTGCTTACCGGTATATGGCCCGATGAGGATGTGGTATGGGTAAACCTCGGCTTTGATGGGGGCTCCCATGGCACCCATGTAGCCGGTATTGCGGCAGGGAACGGCACATTAAAAGGAGTTGCTCCCGGTGCCAAAATTATGGCATTGAAGGTACTGGGAAGCAATGTCGGCGGTGCTACATCCAGCATAATGGCAGCCATGGAATATGCAGCCGAGCACGGAGCTGATGTCATAAATATGAGCCTTGGGGCAACCGCGGATATAAACGACGGCAACAGCCCGGATTCACTTCTTGCCAATGAGTTGACAAAAGAGTATGGCGTGGTATTTGCCATATCGGCAGGCAATGAGGGGCCTGGCATAAATACTATAGGCTCACCCGGCGACAGTACAATGGCAGTGACCTCTGGTGCATACATAAATAAGGACACATGGGAGGAGTACGGTGATAACAGTGTACCTGAAGGCACAGAGGGATTATGGTGGTTTTCGTCCATAGGGCCGCGGGAAGACGGCATGATTAAACCGACAGTTGTTACCCCTGGTTCGGCAGTATCCAGCGTGCCGGAATGGGATGTATGGAGCGGCAGCGAATACAGAGGGCCCTATGACCTCTATCAGGGGACGAGCATGGCGTCGCCTCAGACTGCCGGTCTTGTTGCGCTCCTTAACGGGGCAGCCAGAAAAGAGGGCCTAATAGATGAAGGTGAGCACCTTGACCCTGTGCTTGTTCAGCAGGCATTGAAGTACTCGGCAAGGAAACTGGACGGGTACAATGCAGCAGAACAGGGAGGTGGCCTGGCCCAGGTCGTCGACGCCTATGAATACATCAAGGAACATATATCAGATACGACGATTGACGACCTTACCATTACAACAGACTGCATAGAGAGGATACCGGAGACCCACGGCATATACGTTAGGAATGAACCGCTTCAGAACAAATATAAAGTAAGCATTACCAATAATGGTGATACTACTGCGTCCATCAACATTTCAGAAGAGGCAGATTGGATAAGCCTGTCCAAAAGGGTTATAAATGTTGTTCCAGGCCAGACGGGGAGCTTTACAGTATATATTGATAGAAACAAGTTAAGTAAAGGATTTAACAGTGAGATAATCACACTGGACGACAGTGCAACTGGCCTTGTTGATGCTGAAGTGCCGGTGAGCATAGTTGTACCTGATGAACTGGACATATCCAATAATTATTCATCCAGCAAAGATGGTACTGTTATAGCGTCCAAGTATAACAGGTATTTCTACAGGGTGCCTGACGGGACGGCAAAGCTTACTGTATCGTTAAAGGGCATTGAGAAGGATGGAACTGTCCCGTCGCTGAGGCCTGTGATATTCAACCCATACGGTGTAGGCATAGACCCCGATGACAGGACGTATACCACGAAAGAAAACCCGAGGGTTTATGAGATAGACAATCCATTGCCTGGAGTCTGGGAAGTGGATGTGTATGGAAACTTCAGGTCCGAACTGTCTCAGAATGATTATACGCTTGACGTGAAACTTTCCGGTATAATACCAAAGCCGGACGCCTGGGACGTGGAGAGATCAGTAGGCACAACCGTGACATCTAACTTCCAGCTTACCAACCTTACGGATGATGCCAAAGATGTCAGAGTATCTGGGACAGGCCTGGTTGATTTGAACACGCCATCAAAGACCGTCACCAAGACCCTGGACCTGAATAATGACGACCTGGATGATGATGACTATATTGAAGAAGTTACCATTACCCCTGATAATCCCAACTTTGTATTTGAGGTTTCAATAGGAAATACCTCTGATCCCGGGGCAGACCTTGACCTCTATCTGTATAGATGGACTGAAGATGGGTACAGCCTTGTTGCGTATGAGGCAGACGGCGATTCTAATGAGAGCGTCAAGTTAAAGGCGCTTGCACCGGGTGATTATCTCATATTTGTGGATAGCTTTGCCATACCATCAGGGAAAACCACTTTTGACTATACCACCAGGATATTGAATGCCGACAGCGCTGTGGAAGGAAGCACCATAACAATAGCCAATGGGGAGCTCTCAATAAACAAAGGCGCTACCGCAGACTTTAAAGCGACCTTAACCGTGCCCACAACGCAGTCTGATTATACCGGCCTTCTCCTTGTAAATGATGGCGAAGGCAACCAGCTTACCAAAGTTGGCGTAAATGTTAAGGCGTTACCGGTTACTTCAGGTGGTGGTTCTTCCGGCGGCGGTTCATCAGGCGGAGGATCTTCTAGTGGCAGTTCTTCAGGAGGAACAACAGGTGGGACAGGGCAGCAGCCTGCCGCAAATGTCATTAAAAAGACTGTCGGCCGGGAGGGAGGCATTGTATCTACAGCAGATAACGCTATGTCCATTGATATACCTGAGGATGCATTTACCGGCGATGTAAATGTGGAGATAAGTGTCATTGAACCTTCAAGTGTCAAGGTCAATGATGCTGCTTTGAGAATCATAGGGAATGTATATGAAATAAAAGCCGGTGCAGAGCTTAAGAAGCCTGTGACATTAAAACTCAAGTATGACAGGAAGGGATTAAACTCCATCAGTCCTAAATTCCTTGCTGTCTATACACTAAATGAGTCGGACGGTAAATGGAATGTCGTCGGTGGTAAGGTAGACGAGGCCTCTGATACAGTATCAGTAAACCTCAACCATTTCAGCAGGTATGCCTTAATAATAAAGGAGGTCAGCTTCAATGACCTTAATGGACACTGGGCAGAGGAAGATATTAAGGTACTCGCATCCAGAAATATAATAAGCGGTTACCCTGACGGCAGTTTTAAACCTGAAAATAGTGTCACAAGAGCAGAATTTGCAAAGATGATTGTATCAGCGCTGAACGGTGGCATATATACTCCGCAGGCACCTTCATTTGAGGATGTGAAGCCTTCCGATTGGTTCTATCCTTATGTGGAGACAGCAAAGCAGCTTGGCATTGTAAACGGCTTTAACGGTAGATTTGACCCCAATGGGCTGATCACAAGGCAGGAGATGACTGCCATGATCATAAGGGCTATGCAGCAGAATAAAGGAGAAAAGTATTTCCCAACAGCAGATACCCAATTGAAATTCAAAGATAGCAGCAACATAGCTGATTGGGCAAAAGACTCAGTATCCATTGGTATAGAGAAGGGCATAGTGAGCGGACTGGATGATGAGACATTTGCTCCCGAAGCAAAGGCTACAAGGGCACAGGCAGCGGTTATGATAATGAGGCTATTAAAAAGCCTTGATATGATATAGGCTTAACTTCAGGGCCATGTTTAAGGCATGGCCCTATTTTATTGTCCTGTAGAGGTACAGCCCCTCCCTCTCCAGCATCCTGAATATCTCAAGCTCTCTCTGGCTGTACATCTCCCTCTCTAAAAGCCGGGCGTTATTGAGCCTTTTATTGGCTGTGGCCCTCCTGTGAAATATCTGTATGTAAATACCAGATGCCATTTTTACAAATACATTCTCCTCCACCCTGGACAGCCCTTCTATGTATCTCAAGACAAAGTATCCCGTACACATATCCCCGCGTACCACAGGTTTTCTCACATAGAAGGGTACCCATACCTCGCCGCCTATGACTAAGGGGTTTGAATACCTTTGACCCAGTTTCTCCGCCGTATGGCTTGTCAGCGCTTTCAGGTCTGTATCGTAGAAATGGGCAAGGTCCTTCAGGTATTTCCTCGTGCGGATATCTGAAACCGATTCGGAGCCGTCAATATACACCACCCTTGTCCTGTCCCCGTCCTCGTAGACAGGGTAAAAACACTCGATACCTTTTTCAATATCCCGTTTTATGTTCATAATTATCGTCCCCCCTTCGCATATTGTGTTTTTATTAAACCAAACTTTTATTTGGATATCAAGCCTGAAATTTACCCTGCTGTGCAAAATATCTCTGCTGATTGCACATTTTTCTCCCTCAATCTAAAATTTTTATATTAAAAGCAGGAATTTTCAGGGATATGTAGAATAAATATCTATACAGGATGTCCAGAAGAGGCGTCTTGCGTTACAAACTTTACAACTATATTACAGTTTTGTAACATTTATTGAATCCCCAAAGCCCCCATGCTATAATTATTCACAGATTGGCAAAGTAAGGAGGCCAATCGCCGTTGTACTGTCAAAAGGTTTTTGGAGGAAGGGTAATTCCCCCGTCTTCCAAGAAATAAAATAAAATACAACATAAAAGGAGGAGTAGAGATATGCACAATCTTAAAAAGGTTGTTGCCGTTATCGCGGTCTTAGCTATGGTGCTTGGGACCATGGTAACAGGCTTTGCTGCCACAGTCACTCCAGCAAAGGTCGGTAGTGACGTAGCTGGTACCGACTATGAGACAGCCGCTACAGAACTGGCAGCATTGGGCATTATGACTGGTTATCCAGACGGCACCTTTAAGCCGGGCAACCAGATAACCAGGGCAGAGTTTGCTACTCTGGTAGTCAGGGCTTTAGGTCTTGAGAGTGCCGCTAAGCTCACAACCGCAAAGCCCGCTTTCAGTGATGTAAACGCTGACTATCAGTGGGCATGGGGCTACATTACTGTAGCTACAGAGAATGGCATTATAAAGGGTTATCCGGATGGGACATTTGGTCCTGCAAAGCCGGTTACCTATGCGGAAGCAGTTGCCATGCTGGTAAGGGCTCTTGGTTATGAACCAGCAGTAACAGGCACGTGGCCAGTAGGATACCTCTCAAAGGGTTCTGAACTGGGTATCACTGATGACGTAAAGGTCTCTGCTGATGGTTATGCCAACAGGGGCGATGTAGCAGTAATGCTTGAC includes:
- a CDS encoding S8 family serine peptidase, translated to MVKKLLSLFMVLLLGLNCFYAVAFAEGTDGEATSTEKEAVSKPLANPDGLSIKAQALSKQSESRLNLVILSDGRDITAQLKKIGAVNIKKKSDMVYSATLARSKVMNLLKVNGIKDFGLDKVYTLDPKERVGLSRPIDEYKPNLETTLDDTQADLFNEKFGDGTGTVIAIIDTGVDPGHEMLQWTTNGDIKIIDWQDFSYEGDLALDTRVTVQSSVYGEVYSEVYNYVYLPDDGIKLTLPDDIPAGTELYVGKLEEEILPNEILFGYRPGPNTGFDFNLDGDKTDSYYVAAADKDGDGEPDHVYVDTNLDDAFTDEEPLIPYRDGVKENKRIMAHFPEGEEGAKVNFVLTGIWPDEDVVWVNLGFDGGSHGTHVAGIAAGNGTLKGVAPGAKIMALKVLGSNVGGATSSIMAAMEYAAEHGADVINMSLGATADINDGNSPDSLLANELTKEYGVVFAISAGNEGPGINTIGSPGDSTMAVTSGAYINKDTWEEYGDNSVPEGTEGLWWFSSIGPREDGMIKPTVVTPGSAVSSVPEWDVWSGSEYRGPYDLYQGTSMASPQTAGLVALLNGAARKEGLIDEGEHLDPVLVQQALKYSARKLDGYNAAEQGGGLAQVVDAYEYIKEHISDTTIDDLTITTDCIERIPETHGIYVRNEPLQNKYKVSITNNGDTTASINISEEADWISLSKRVINVVPGQTGSFTVYIDRNKLSKGFNSEIITLDDSATGLVDAEVPVSIVVPDELDISNNYSSSKDGTVIASKYNRYFYRVPDGTAKLTVSLKGIEKDGTVPSLRPVIFNPYGVGIDPDDRTYTTKENPRVYEIDNPLPGVWEVDVYGNFRSELSQNDYTLDVKLSGIIPKPDAWDVERSVGTTVTSNFQLTNLTDDAKDVRVSGTGLVDLNTPSKTVTKTLDLNNDDLDDDDYIEEVTITPDNPNFVFEVSIGNTSDPGADLDLYLYRWTEDGYSLVAYEADGDSNESVKLKALAPGDYLIFVDSFAIPSGKTTFDYTTRILNADSAVEGSTITIANGELSINKGATADFKATLTVPTTQSDYTGLLLVNDGEGNQLTKVGVNVKALPVTSGGGSSGGGSSGGGSSSGSSSGGTTGGTGQQPAANVIKKTVGREGGIVSTADNAMSIDIPEDAFTGDVNVEISVIEPSSVKVNDAALRIIGNVYEIKAGAELKKPVTLKLKYDRKGLNSISPKFLAVYTLNESDGKWNVVGGKVDEASDTVSVNLNHFSRYALIIKEVSFNDLNGHWAEEDIKVLASRNIISGYPDGSFKPENSVTRAEFAKMIVSALNGGIYTPQAPSFEDVKPSDWFYPYVETAKQLGIVNGFNGRFDPNGLITRQEMTAMIIRAMQQNKGEKYFPTADTQLKFKDSSNIADWAKDSVSIGIEKGIVSGLDDETFAPEAKATRAQAAVMIMRLLKSLDMI
- a CDS encoding O-antigen ligase family protein; the protein is MAGPRADKKNAKKKPDKRDRIKRTYNTAPLHWIVVAGIVSVLILSPFFRGLYFNYELLYFQIAVGVLFLIYSVKKYLDGTVLFKDTAVLFGLILTLCYLISFAFAANYRLAFGTVLKYFTYAFLMMMAAGEIEDRRDIYIVLNGIIIAGVAVAVAGIGSAAGTFNINGGFVGGRINSTLQYPNTLASLMMAVYFIAIALMGETDKLYMKVIYAGAAYTLFHTFIFTYSRGAWVMFPVLALLFVILSKERWMETLINGILTIAPIVITLQGFGSAIAEAPPAGAWRWFFIGLIASLVLGLLAYVVDRFAGKVDRKKAAAAFAVLLIAACIAGYTAMTSTMPLAYSNDTDKDTWQQIIRYVDVKPDTGYTLEVKVQCENRSDKPWAYQVLIESIDGMGVASNITAYNPKAESGTAVIDFKTFPDTRRLRIYFRNLYAGTSVTFSGAALKGGGQEISIPLRYRYIPESLVTRMQDITLSTQSSSERLIFYRDAFKMFKASPVFGFGGGGWQAAYFAFQSYMYWTTQAHNYFAQIMVETGILGLAALAGLLLSLLYVSYRIWKGTEDVYLFLAPFMAVLSLYAHSAMDFDLSLSAVSFMLWTLMGVILSEGRVYSIDVGRMRLGINFRPAYGVVLSVIMVMISSGLSYALSSALKGSDEAKRGDLDKAIYYYSKAVTFDRLNPDYRADYSKILMTAGDNEKDRGKIDRARGMIESAVTLSRYDSSLYAQLAAFYLSHGIIDEGLEAVEKSVEVQPFRPQNYTQKADAYYKVGMAYLNEDKKDEARKYFEAVSNMRKEIQGVNKKALKPMDLLPETVNYIERADYVLANIDSRGAALMADRVLLNSRFDIDINGDNTPDFWRVAQGKDSELTAEFKDGQAAVKNSGKGEGFLIRDSLTLEPDTKYALVFLAKGTVKPAAFEVFVLSPSGENVQFNANNIQLTDKTQVYNYEFTTTGDIKPGNQYIRFDHNGNDPGEIDISSVMLIKLD